The following are from one region of the Staphylococcus argenteus genome:
- a CDS encoding HdeD family acid-resistance protein, which yields MAKTNQGIKWSSLIMGVLLLMLAVVIFTFPIENFYAITWLIGLFVLINGVIQIVYRRKAKALVGSNQNWILFMGIVDILFGLIVIFNVGASSAFFIYMFAFWFIFSSIAGLFTFSGSGSLKLISVIFNILGILFGIILLFNPLMGIVFVSTMIAITFVFVGVIYVVDALA from the coding sequence ATGGCAAAAACAAATCAAGGTATTAAATGGTCTAGTTTGATAATGGGTGTATTGTTATTAATGCTGGCAGTCGTTATTTTTACATTTCCAATTGAAAACTTTTATGCGATTACGTGGTTGATTGGATTATTTGTATTAATTAATGGTGTGATTCAAATTGTTTATCGTAGAAAAGCCAAAGCTTTAGTGGGTAGTAACCAAAATTGGATTCTGTTTATGGGAATTGTAGATATTCTCTTTGGTCTTATTGTAATTTTTAATGTTGGTGCAAGTTCAGCATTCTTTATTTATATGTTTGCATTCTGGTTTATTTTCAGTTCTATTGCAGGACTATTTACATTTTCAGGTAGCGGTAGCTTAAAATTAATTTCAGTTATCTTTAACATTTTAGGTATTTTGTTCGGTATTATTTTATTATTTAATCCACTAATGGGTATCGTATTTGTGTCAACGATGATTGCCATTACATTTGTATTTGTAGGTGTCATTTATGTTGTAGATGCACTCGCTTAG